The following coding sequences lie in one Arthrobacter sp. PGP41 genomic window:
- a CDS encoding metallopeptidase family protein: MQSSNQKSGFTVRLADPDARRDPGTGSPGKSFAMRRRNRHGRGLRGEVMLPTHPGYRTRSDRFDDMVMDSAQRLHDIWGKTLDGVRFGVDEIPPDLEQLAAGTSPAPLGSYAPAADGEGPMITVYRRVVEQASPGPEELQDLIHDVVVEHTAEMLGVAPETLDPVYRRRY; the protein is encoded by the coding sequence ATGCAGTCATCGAACCAGAAATCAGGTTTCACGGTCCGGTTGGCTGATCCGGATGCCCGCAGGGATCCAGGGACCGGCTCACCGGGCAAGAGCTTCGCTATGCGCCGCCGCAACCGGCACGGACGCGGGCTGCGCGGGGAAGTGATGCTCCCAACCCATCCCGGCTACCGGACCCGCTCGGACCGCTTTGATGACATGGTGATGGATTCCGCCCAGCGGCTTCACGACATCTGGGGCAAGACCCTGGACGGGGTCCGGTTCGGCGTGGACGAGATCCCGCCGGACCTGGAGCAGTTGGCGGCCGGCACTTCCCCCGCTCCCTTGGGCTCCTATGCTCCCGCTGCGGACGGGGAAGGACCCATGATTACCGTGTACCGGCGCGTGGTGGAACAGGCGAGCCCCGGCCCGGAAGAGCTCCAGGACCTGATCCACGACGTCGTTGTGGAGCACACCGCCGAAATGCTCGGAGTGGCTCCGGAGACGCTGGACCCGGTGTACCGCCGCCGGTACTGA
- a CDS encoding DUF3499 domain-containing protein, with amino-acid sequence MGAIRQCSRSACRQSAVATLTYVYADSTAVLGPLATYAEPHCYDLCEQHAGSLTVPRGWEVLRLAMPSTPQQPGPDDLLALANAVRDAAALPSQAKQPPLQRGPHSALEAPAGAEGTRRGHLRVLREPS; translated from the coding sequence GTGGGAGCTATCCGTCAGTGTTCAAGATCTGCCTGCCGCCAGTCGGCGGTGGCCACCCTGACGTACGTCTATGCGGACTCCACAGCAGTCCTCGGTCCCCTGGCCACATACGCCGAGCCGCATTGTTACGATTTGTGCGAGCAGCATGCCGGCTCCCTGACGGTCCCGCGGGGCTGGGAGGTCCTGCGACTCGCCATGCCGTCGACTCCCCAGCAGCCCGGCCCTGACGACCTGCTCGCCCTTGCCAATGCCGTCCGGGATGCTGCGGCCCTGCCCAGCCAGGCGAAGCAGCCGCCGCTGCAGCGCGGCCCCCATTCAGCCCTTGAGGCGCCGGCCGGGGCCGAGGGCACCCGCAGGGGACACTTGCGCGTCCTGCGTGAACCCTCCTGA
- a CDS encoding Trm112 family protein translates to MPKISPELLSVLRCPVTGSPLVQEGEELVAAVAAESGVKPRYAIEDGIPLLLPPELLAAASAAGSDQHDSASGTN, encoded by the coding sequence ATGCCCAAGATCAGTCCCGAACTGCTGTCCGTCCTGCGTTGTCCCGTGACCGGTTCTCCCCTGGTGCAGGAAGGCGAGGAACTGGTTGCCGCCGTCGCTGCGGAATCCGGGGTCAAGCCGCGTTACGCCATCGAGGACGGCATACCGCTGCTCCTGCCCCCCGAGCTGCTGGCAGCAGCCTCCGCGGCAGGATCAGACCAACATGACTCTGCCTCCGGAACGAATTAA
- the ahcY gene encoding adenosylhomocysteinase, with protein sequence MTFDYKVADITLAEAGRHQIRLAEHEMPGLMSLREEFGPTQPLQGARIAGSLHMTVQTAVLIETLTALGAEVRWASCNIFSTQDEAAAAVVVGKGTVEDPQGVPVFAWKGETLEEYWWTAEQILTWPGAESDPELGPNMILDDGGDATMLVHKGVEFEAAGNVPSADPTDSEEYGIFLEVLRRSLARDPKKWTRTAATIKGVSEETTTGVHRLYQLAEQGKLLFPAINVNDSVTKSKFDNKYGIRHSLPDGINRATDVLMGGKVAVVCGYGDVGKGAAEALRGQGSRVIVTEIDPICALQAAMDGYQVAKLESVLAQGDIFITTTGNKDVIMAEHMAGMKNKAIVGNIGHFDNEIDMAGLARVPGIKKVEIKPQVHEWVFEEDPATGEASRSIIVLSEGRLLNLGNATGHPSFVMSNSFANQTIAQIELWTKKDQPEGEREYENQVYVLPKVLDEKVARLHLDALGVELTELSKDQAEYLDIDVAGPYKPEHYRY encoded by the coding sequence ATGACTTTTGACTACAAGGTTGCCGACATCACCCTGGCAGAAGCCGGCCGCCACCAGATCCGCCTTGCCGAGCACGAAATGCCCGGGCTCATGTCGCTGCGCGAGGAGTTCGGGCCCACCCAGCCGCTCCAGGGCGCCAGGATCGCAGGATCACTGCACATGACAGTGCAGACAGCCGTGTTGATTGAAACCCTCACCGCCCTGGGCGCGGAGGTCCGCTGGGCTTCCTGCAACATCTTCTCCACCCAGGACGAAGCCGCCGCCGCCGTGGTGGTTGGCAAGGGCACCGTGGAGGACCCGCAGGGTGTGCCGGTGTTCGCCTGGAAAGGCGAAACCCTCGAAGAGTACTGGTGGACAGCCGAGCAGATCCTCACCTGGCCGGGCGCGGAATCCGACCCCGAACTGGGACCCAACATGATCCTGGACGACGGCGGCGACGCCACCATGCTGGTGCACAAGGGCGTGGAGTTCGAGGCAGCGGGCAACGTGCCGTCCGCTGATCCCACTGATTCCGAAGAGTACGGAATCTTCCTTGAGGTCCTGCGCCGCTCCCTGGCCCGGGACCCGAAGAAGTGGACGCGGACGGCAGCCACGATCAAGGGCGTCAGCGAGGAAACCACCACGGGCGTCCACCGCCTGTACCAGCTCGCCGAACAGGGCAAGCTGCTGTTCCCGGCCATCAACGTCAACGACTCCGTCACCAAGAGCAAGTTCGACAACAAGTACGGGATCCGCCACTCGCTCCCGGACGGCATCAACCGCGCAACGGATGTGCTCATGGGCGGCAAGGTCGCCGTCGTCTGCGGCTACGGCGACGTCGGCAAGGGCGCCGCGGAAGCGCTGCGAGGCCAGGGTTCACGGGTCATCGTTACCGAGATCGATCCCATCTGCGCGTTGCAGGCCGCGATGGACGGCTACCAGGTGGCCAAGCTGGAGTCTGTCCTCGCGCAGGGCGACATCTTCATCACCACCACGGGCAACAAGGACGTCATCATGGCGGAGCACATGGCCGGCATGAAGAACAAGGCGATCGTGGGGAACATCGGCCACTTCGACAACGAGATCGACATGGCAGGGCTTGCGAGGGTCCCCGGCATCAAGAAGGTCGAAATCAAGCCGCAGGTCCACGAATGGGTTTTCGAGGAGGATCCTGCCACTGGCGAGGCCAGCCGGTCCATCATTGTCCTTTCCGAGGGCCGCCTGCTGAACCTGGGCAACGCCACCGGCCACCCGTCCTTCGTCATGAGCAACTCGTTCGCCAACCAGACCATTGCGCAGATCGAGCTGTGGACCAAGAAGGACCAGCCCGAAGGCGAACGCGAATACGAGAACCAGGTCTACGTGCTGCCCAAGGTCCTGGACGAAAAGGTGGCCCGCCTGCACCTGGATGCCCTGGGCGTTGAGCTGACAGAGCTAAGCAAGGACCAGGCCGAGTACTTGGACATTGACGTCGCCGGCCCTTACAAGCCCGAGCATTATCGTTACTAA
- a CDS encoding L,D-transpeptidase — MEPEVQSRRPGTLKKILLVVAVCVLAAMGGVFAAVAPGIARGAIESEAGSAVRTSPGIASPVIAPVKSDAAPANGAKQVNPAAPVSLKVTNGTIERVTLTSTSGEIIEGRIDAAGTGWSAAGPLKFNTDYSYTYVVKDEAGRETSTTQSFSTVSSTHEADAAIYPLDGMKVGVGQPLQVIFSEPVVNREAVEKAITITSSAGQPGAFHWYSDTMVRYRPENFWAANSTISMDMKLFGVDLGNGQIANFNKKVNISIGDKKVAVADAAAHTFTLSVNDQVVKTLPVSMGDKRFPSARGYGVLMEKKRHDHFRASSIGLKPDDPAYYGDVDVEYTIRLTLSGAYIHQALESAYPFIGNTNVSHGCIGFAPDGAAWVFDNMGTGDVVQIVNTEGDYAAHDDGFGDWNIPWSEYDN, encoded by the coding sequence ATGGAGCCCGAAGTCCAGTCCCGCCGTCCGGGGACCCTCAAGAAAATCCTCCTCGTGGTGGCTGTCTGCGTCCTTGCCGCCATGGGCGGCGTTTTCGCGGCGGTTGCGCCGGGCATCGCCCGGGGCGCCATCGAATCCGAAGCGGGATCCGCAGTCCGGACTTCCCCTGGCATTGCCTCGCCGGTTATTGCTCCCGTCAAGTCCGACGCCGCGCCGGCCAACGGTGCTAAGCAGGTGAATCCGGCGGCCCCGGTGTCGCTGAAGGTAACCAACGGCACCATCGAGCGCGTCACCTTGACCAGCACCTCAGGTGAAATCATCGAGGGCCGCATTGACGCTGCGGGCACCGGCTGGTCCGCAGCCGGGCCGCTCAAGTTCAACACCGACTACAGCTATACGTATGTCGTCAAGGACGAAGCGGGCCGCGAAACAAGCACCACGCAGTCCTTCAGCACCGTATCCAGCACGCACGAGGCGGACGCCGCCATCTACCCGCTTGATGGCATGAAAGTCGGCGTCGGACAGCCGTTGCAGGTCATCTTCAGCGAGCCGGTGGTCAACCGCGAAGCCGTGGAAAAGGCCATCACCATCACCAGCAGCGCCGGCCAGCCGGGCGCGTTCCACTGGTACAGCGACACCATGGTCCGGTACCGGCCGGAGAACTTCTGGGCCGCCAACTCCACCATCAGCATGGACATGAAACTCTTCGGTGTGGACCTGGGCAACGGCCAGATTGCCAACTTCAACAAGAAGGTGAACATCTCCATCGGCGACAAGAAGGTGGCCGTTGCCGACGCCGCTGCACACACCTTCACGCTGAGCGTCAACGACCAGGTGGTCAAGACCCTGCCGGTAAGCATGGGGGACAAGCGCTTCCCGTCGGCCCGTGGCTACGGCGTGCTGATGGAAAAGAAGCGGCATGACCACTTCCGGGCCTCAAGCATCGGCCTGAAACCCGACGATCCGGCCTACTACGGTGACGTCGACGTGGAATACACCATCCGCCTCACCCTCAGCGGCGCCTACATCCATCAGGCCCTTGAGTCGGCCTATCCGTTCATCGGCAACACGAACGTCTCGCATGGCTGCATCGGGTTTGCTCCCGACGGTGCTGCCTGGGTCTTCGACAACATGGGCACCGGGGATGTGGTGCAGATCGTCAACACCGAGGGCGACTACGCCGCCCACGACGACGGGTTCGGCGACTGGAACATTCCCTGGAGTGAGTACGACAACTAG
- a CDS encoding RDD family protein, with translation MSSIVTGEAVVLELRPASFATRALGLLLDVAFSVILLVAILFGLSAAGEGLDEAATRALILVGVVFCLVIVPVGVETLSRGLSLGKLATGLRVVREDGGAIRFRHAVIRGLTGFLEIYLTFGGIALTVALFNDKSRRLGDLMAGTYAVRTRVPVEQPVPVFVPQRLKAWAAAADIGRIPDATARRATQFLRQAARMAPLSRSEMALSIATELSAHVAPPPPPGTGPDDYLAAVVAERRNRELTRLAQSRRRNTGTGERLQRLPFGS, from the coding sequence GTGAGTTCGATTGTCACCGGCGAGGCCGTGGTGCTGGAACTGCGGCCGGCGTCCTTTGCCACCCGCGCCCTTGGCCTGCTCCTTGATGTTGCCTTCAGCGTCATCCTGCTGGTGGCGATCCTGTTTGGCCTGTCAGCTGCCGGTGAGGGCCTCGACGAGGCGGCTACGCGTGCCCTGATCCTGGTGGGCGTGGTCTTTTGCCTGGTGATTGTTCCTGTAGGGGTGGAGACGCTGAGCCGCGGCCTGTCCCTGGGCAAGCTGGCCACCGGCCTCCGGGTGGTTCGGGAGGACGGCGGCGCCATCCGGTTCCGGCATGCGGTCATCCGCGGCCTGACCGGATTCCTGGAGATCTACCTGACCTTTGGGGGGATTGCGCTGACCGTTGCGCTGTTCAATGACAAGTCGCGCAGGCTGGGTGACCTCATGGCCGGAACCTACGCAGTCCGTACGCGGGTCCCCGTTGAGCAGCCGGTTCCGGTGTTCGTTCCGCAGCGGCTGAAGGCGTGGGCTGCCGCCGCCGATATCGGAAGGATCCCCGATGCGACGGCCCGCAGGGCTACCCAGTTCCTCCGCCAGGCAGCGCGGATGGCCCCCCTGTCCCGTTCGGAAATGGCCTTGTCCATCGCCACCGAACTGTCCGCCCACGTGGCTCCGCCCCCTCCCCCCGGTACCGGGCCGGACGACTACCTTGCCGCCGTCGTGGCTGAACGCCGCAACCGTGAGCTGACCCGGCTGGCCCAATCGCGCCGGCGCAACACCGGGACGGGCGAGCGGCTGCAGCGGCTGCCTTTCGGCAGCTGA
- a CDS encoding stage II sporulation protein M — MDMDAFSAVNADKWARLHELASKGRLSGREADELLALYQSTSAHLSLIRSVAPESGLSASLSATLAQARTRFTGARSNPMADLARFFVVALPAAFYRLTWLTLACGAAFTLIGAAYALWIGTSPEALRAVASEAAARQYVEEDFINYYSENPAASFAGAVWTNNAWISAQAVALGITGFWVPMILFSNAQGVGVAAGIFAAAGKTDVFFSYILPHGLMELTAVFIACAAGLRIFWAMVSPGARTRGRAVAEEGRSLITVALGLVLVLFVSGLVEGFVTPSALPVWAKIAIGAAVLAAYWLYVLKCGRPAYLAGERGDLRREDAGYPEIAA; from the coding sequence GTGGATATGGACGCCTTTTCCGCCGTCAACGCGGACAAGTGGGCACGGCTGCATGAGCTTGCCTCCAAGGGCAGGCTCAGCGGCCGCGAGGCCGATGAACTGCTGGCGCTGTACCAGTCCACGTCGGCGCACCTGTCCCTGATCCGCTCGGTCGCCCCCGAAAGCGGGCTCTCCGCCTCCCTGTCCGCCACCCTCGCGCAGGCGAGGACCCGGTTCACCGGCGCGCGGTCCAACCCCATGGCGGACCTGGCACGGTTCTTCGTGGTGGCACTTCCGGCGGCGTTCTACCGCCTGACCTGGCTCACGCTTGCCTGCGGCGCGGCCTTCACCCTCATCGGTGCGGCGTACGCACTCTGGATTGGCACGTCCCCGGAAGCGCTGCGGGCAGTGGCGTCCGAGGCCGCGGCCCGGCAGTACGTCGAGGAAGACTTCATCAACTACTATTCCGAAAACCCGGCTGCGTCCTTCGCAGGCGCCGTGTGGACCAACAACGCCTGGATCAGTGCGCAGGCTGTCGCGTTGGGGATTACGGGCTTCTGGGTTCCGATGATCCTCTTCAGCAATGCCCAGGGCGTGGGGGTCGCCGCCGGTATTTTTGCCGCCGCAGGCAAAACCGACGTTTTCTTCAGCTATATCCTGCCGCACGGCCTGATGGAACTCACCGCAGTCTTCATCGCCTGTGCCGCCGGCCTGCGGATCTTCTGGGCGATGGTTTCACCAGGCGCGAGGACCAGGGGCAGGGCGGTGGCCGAGGAGGGCAGGTCCCTGATCACCGTGGCCCTTGGCCTGGTCCTGGTGTTGTTTGTCTCCGGGCTGGTGGAAGGATTTGTCACTCCCAGCGCGCTGCCGGTGTGGGCCAAGATTGCCATCGGCGCCGCAGTTTTGGCTGCCTACTGGCTCTACGTGCTGAAGTGCGGCAGGCCGGCGTACCTGGCCGGAGAACGCGGGGACCTCCGGCGTGAGGACGCGGGCTACCCGGAAATCGCTGCCTGA
- a CDS encoding TIGR01906 family membrane protein — protein sequence MKDETPARAKSPEPQPEPLLDTSRDSDEPAFSWLTQGSGSNAASDSNGTSGSSPAPASAAPVPSTADGSAAPAATAGTKGTGSAGDEQAKPRVPEGAGRPETRADRKAAEAAADPDGGGSSPVFREPLATSALQVRPPEEEVERRNAQRESAANAKPVAPRVIQVLLAIFFPVILLILAVRAVTSPLFLWVEYNRPGFPGDGYGFSTDDRMTYGSYAVDYLSNWSGPRYLGDLVHRGGEKLFKDGEVSHMADVKLVILSTFGAGALLLLLGLIAVLYLRKRSTGGVRRGLFAGSLVTLVLILGLGTLAFLGWQQFFTEFHRIFFADGTWTFSMDDTLIRLFPGQFWIDAGMVIAALVLLTSLLTLILTWPTRRRRGLVKDEPAPAAGQE from the coding sequence GTGAAAGACGAAACACCGGCCCGCGCCAAAAGCCCGGAGCCGCAGCCGGAACCGCTCCTGGATACCTCCCGGGACTCCGACGAGCCTGCGTTTTCCTGGCTGACCCAGGGTAGCGGCTCCAATGCAGCCAGCGATTCCAACGGAACATCCGGGTCCTCGCCCGCCCCGGCCTCCGCGGCCCCCGTCCCATCCACAGCTGACGGTTCCGCCGCTCCCGCCGCCACCGCTGGGACAAAGGGCACCGGTTCCGCAGGCGATGAACAAGCCAAGCCAAGGGTCCCGGAAGGCGCCGGCCGGCCTGAGACCCGGGCGGACCGGAAAGCAGCCGAAGCTGCCGCCGACCCCGACGGCGGGGGCAGTTCCCCGGTATTCAGGGAGCCCCTTGCCACATCCGCTCTGCAGGTCCGCCCGCCGGAGGAGGAAGTGGAGCGCCGCAATGCCCAGCGGGAAAGTGCCGCGAACGCCAAGCCGGTGGCGCCGCGCGTCATTCAGGTGTTGCTTGCGATATTCTTCCCGGTGATCCTGCTGATCCTGGCTGTCCGGGCGGTGACCAGTCCGCTGTTCCTATGGGTTGAATACAACCGCCCCGGATTCCCCGGCGACGGGTACGGGTTCAGCACGGACGACCGGATGACCTACGGCTCCTATGCAGTGGATTACCTCAGCAACTGGTCCGGCCCGCGCTACCTGGGAGACCTGGTGCACCGCGGCGGCGAGAAGCTTTTCAAGGACGGCGAAGTCAGCCACATGGCGGACGTCAAACTGGTGATCCTCTCAACCTTCGGCGCAGGTGCCCTGCTGCTCCTGCTGGGCCTCATCGCCGTCCTCTACCTCCGCAAGCGAAGCACCGGGGGCGTCCGGCGGGGACTTTTCGCCGGTTCCCTTGTCACCCTGGTCCTCATTCTGGGCCTCGGGACGCTGGCGTTCCTGGGCTGGCAGCAGTTCTTTACCGAGTTCCACCGGATCTTCTTCGCCGATGGGACTTGGACCTTCAGCATGGATGACACCCTGATCCGGCTGTTCCCGGGCCAGTTCTGGATAGATGCCGGCATGGTGATCGCCGCCCTGGTCCTGCTGACGTCGCTCCTGACGCTCATCCTCACCTGGCCCACCCGCCGGCGGCGTGGACTGGTGAAGGACGAACCGGCTCCGGCGGCAGGCCAGGAGTAG
- a CDS encoding AMP-dependent synthetase/ligase, which produces MREASTELLVELDAASNVTDLLLEQHAANPAHALYRRKGPNGWVDVTAHKFLQDVSALAKGLIAGGIEPGDAVAVMSPTSYEWTLVDFAIWFAGGVTVPIYETSSARQVEWIMQDAGVRRVFAGDRATVDLVTNVLAGSSLLRDRLVNVVRMDYDGEAPDLASLAAAGAGVTDAELERHRSRAGLDDVASLVYTSGTTGNPKGCEITHGNFALVAKNIVAFLPELLLQDQARTLMFLPLAHVLARAVQVVCLSAGATLGHTPGAAQLLEDLRSYRPTFLLVVPRIFEKVRASAAHKAALAGKAWLFRAASAAAIEFSQEEDKRNRGKGSGPGLLCRVRRGIFDRLLYPRLRQALGGQVGYTVSGASPLALEDAHFFRGAGIPVLEGYGLTETTAPCTANTPSRTRVGSVGIPIPGTTIRVAQDGEILVKGIGVFKGYHANQAANAEAFVDGFFRTGDLGELDPQGFLTVTGRKKDLLVTAGGKNVAPGPLEEKIRSHPLVAHAVVVGDGKPFVSALVTLDPEGVDNWRSERGLPALAASDATKDPDVLAAVQDAVDQANLLVSKAESIRSFSLLDARFTVESGHLTPSLKLKRAAVVRDYGDEIARLYA; this is translated from the coding sequence GTGAGAGAAGCGAGCACCGAACTGCTGGTTGAGCTTGACGCCGCCAGCAACGTCACTGACCTGCTGCTGGAGCAGCATGCGGCCAACCCTGCCCACGCCCTGTACCGCAGGAAGGGACCCAACGGGTGGGTTGACGTCACAGCACACAAGTTCCTGCAGGATGTCAGTGCCCTGGCCAAGGGCCTGATCGCCGGCGGCATCGAGCCGGGCGACGCCGTGGCCGTGATGTCCCCCACCTCCTACGAATGGACCCTGGTCGATTTCGCCATCTGGTTTGCCGGCGGCGTGACGGTCCCCATCTACGAGACATCCTCCGCACGCCAGGTGGAGTGGATCATGCAGGACGCCGGCGTGCGCCGCGTTTTTGCCGGGGACCGGGCCACGGTGGACCTTGTCACCAATGTGCTCGCCGGCTCCTCCCTGCTCCGGGACCGGCTGGTCAACGTCGTGCGGATGGATTACGACGGCGAAGCGCCGGACCTTGCCAGCCTCGCCGCTGCCGGCGCCGGGGTTACCGACGCGGAGCTCGAGCGGCACCGCAGCCGCGCCGGCCTGGACGACGTCGCGTCCCTGGTGTACACCTCAGGCACCACGGGAAATCCCAAGGGCTGCGAGATCACGCACGGAAACTTCGCCCTGGTGGCGAAGAACATCGTGGCGTTCCTTCCGGAACTGCTGCTGCAGGACCAGGCCCGCACCCTGATGTTCCTGCCGCTGGCCCATGTCCTTGCCCGTGCCGTGCAGGTGGTGTGCCTCTCCGCCGGGGCCACCCTGGGCCATACACCGGGAGCCGCCCAGCTCCTCGAGGACCTGCGCAGCTACCGGCCCACTTTCCTGCTGGTGGTGCCGCGGATCTTCGAAAAAGTCAGGGCCAGCGCCGCCCACAAGGCTGCCCTGGCGGGCAAGGCCTGGCTCTTCCGGGCCGCCTCGGCCGCGGCCATCGAATTCTCGCAGGAGGAGGATAAGCGGAACCGCGGGAAGGGCAGCGGTCCCGGGCTGCTGTGCCGGGTCCGCCGTGGAATCTTTGACCGGCTGCTGTATCCCCGCCTTCGACAGGCCCTGGGCGGGCAGGTGGGGTATACGGTATCCGGGGCAAGTCCGCTGGCCCTTGAGGACGCCCACTTCTTCCGGGGTGCCGGCATCCCGGTACTGGAAGGCTACGGGCTGACCGAAACCACGGCGCCGTGCACCGCCAACACTCCCTCGCGCACCCGGGTGGGCTCAGTGGGAATACCCATCCCCGGCACCACCATCCGTGTAGCGCAAGACGGTGAAATCCTGGTCAAGGGGATTGGCGTCTTCAAGGGCTACCATGCCAACCAGGCCGCGAATGCCGAGGCTTTCGTTGACGGGTTTTTCCGGACCGGCGACCTCGGGGAACTGGATCCGCAGGGATTCCTCACCGTGACGGGCCGTAAGAAGGACCTCCTGGTCACAGCGGGCGGCAAGAATGTGGCGCCGGGCCCGCTGGAGGAAAAGATCCGTTCGCATCCGCTGGTGGCGCATGCCGTGGTGGTGGGCGATGGGAAACCCTTCGTCTCCGCGCTGGTCACCCTCGACCCCGAGGGCGTGGACAACTGGCGCTCGGAACGGGGCCTGCCCGCCCTGGCGGCCAGCGACGCGACCAAGGACCCGGACGTCCTCGCGGCAGTCCAGGATGCGGTGGACCAGGCGAACCTGCTGGTATCCAAAGCCGAGTCCATCCGGAGCTTCTCGCTCCTCGACGCCCGGTTTACCGTGGAGTCGGGGCACCTGACCCCCTCCCTCAAACTGAAGCGTGCCGCGGTTGTTCGTGACTACGGCGACGAAATCGCCAGGCTGTACGCCTGA
- a CDS encoding dolichyl-phosphate-mannose--protein mannosyltransferase, giving the protein MGLVTQTSTRPGGTGHAAPTAAGREAGGTPGSPGSTAQRPWVSRPAEAFTAESLTARLLGSVQTWRDYPPSLRLWLLLVPVLTALVGGILRFVRLEAPPKLVFDETYYVKDAYSYLVSGYERSWPDKANDAFNSGNPGVLLDSPEYVVHPPVGKWMITAGMWLFGPDNPFGWRFSAALTGTLSILLLSLIALKLFRSLSLAGAAGLLLAVDGHHLVMSRTSLLDIFLMFWVLAAFGALLLDRDDGRRRLAVRLARAAAGNGGIPTADHLLSGPWLGVRWWRVTAGACLGLAVGTKWSGLFFLAGFGLLTVLWDLNARRVAGIRGWISGGVIKDGIPAFLSTVPVAGVVYAAAWTGWFRSENAYFRRWAEGNPSAEWGWLPDSVRSLAHYHREAYTFHQGLGSEHPYEASAWSWLVLGRPTSFFYESPQQGTPGCAVEKCTSAILSVGNPLIWWGAAVSLVVLLFWWAGRRDWRAGAVLAGVAAGYLPWFLYPERTMFYFYAVSFEPFLILALTYCLGLVLGRAADPPWRRRSGLYLVALFVAAAVLLSAFFYPVWAAETIPYEDWKVRMWMPSWI; this is encoded by the coding sequence ATGGGGCTCGTGACGCAGACCTCGACGCGGCCGGGCGGGACCGGACACGCCGCCCCCACTGCAGCAGGCAGGGAAGCAGGGGGGACACCAGGCAGTCCGGGGAGTACCGCACAACGGCCGTGGGTCAGCCGCCCGGCGGAGGCGTTCACGGCGGAATCCCTCACAGCCAGGCTCCTCGGAAGCGTCCAAACGTGGCGCGACTACCCGCCGTCGCTCCGGCTGTGGCTCCTGCTGGTTCCCGTCCTGACTGCCCTCGTCGGCGGGATCCTGCGCTTTGTCCGGCTCGAGGCCCCGCCCAAGCTGGTCTTTGACGAAACGTACTACGTGAAGGACGCGTATTCCTACCTGGTCAGCGGCTACGAACGCAGCTGGCCGGACAAGGCCAATGACGCATTCAACTCCGGAAACCCCGGAGTGCTGCTGGACTCCCCCGAGTACGTGGTCCATCCGCCCGTGGGCAAGTGGATGATCACGGCAGGTATGTGGCTTTTCGGCCCTGACAACCCGTTTGGGTGGCGCTTCTCCGCCGCACTGACCGGCACCTTGTCCATCCTGCTGCTGTCGCTGATCGCCCTGAAGCTGTTCCGCTCCCTTTCGCTGGCGGGAGCCGCAGGACTCCTGCTGGCCGTGGACGGCCACCACCTGGTGATGTCCCGGACCTCGCTCCTGGACATCTTCCTTATGTTCTGGGTTCTCGCCGCGTTTGGCGCCCTGCTGCTTGACCGGGATGACGGCCGGCGCCGGCTCGCGGTCCGGCTGGCCCGGGCTGCCGCAGGAAACGGAGGCATCCCCACGGCGGACCACCTGCTCTCCGGCCCCTGGCTGGGCGTCCGCTGGTGGCGGGTAACGGCAGGAGCCTGCCTGGGGCTCGCCGTCGGGACCAAATGGTCCGGCCTGTTTTTCCTGGCCGGGTTTGGACTCCTCACCGTCCTGTGGGACCTAAACGCCCGGCGGGTGGCAGGCATCCGCGGCTGGATCAGCGGGGGCGTCATCAAGGACGGCATCCCGGCATTCCTCAGCACGGTTCCAGTGGCCGGTGTCGTCTACGCGGCCGCGTGGACAGGCTGGTTCCGGTCCGAAAATGCGTACTTCCGCCGGTGGGCCGAGGGCAACCCCTCCGCCGAGTGGGGCTGGCTGCCAGACTCTGTCCGCTCGCTGGCCCACTATCACCGGGAGGCCTACACGTTCCACCAGGGCCTGGGTTCGGAGCACCCGTACGAGGCATCTGCCTGGAGCTGGCTGGTGCTCGGCAGGCCGACGTCGTTCTTTTACGAATCGCCCCAACAGGGCACGCCCGGCTGTGCTGTGGAAAAATGCACTTCCGCGATCCTGTCCGTGGGAAACCCCCTGATCTGGTGGGGTGCAGCCGTATCCCTGGTGGTCCTCCTGTTCTGGTGGGCCGGGCGCCGGGACTGGCGCGCCGGTGCGGTGCTGGCCGGCGTGGCCGCGGGATACCTGCCGTGGTTCCTGTACCCCGAACGGACCATGTTCTACTTCTACGCGGTGTCCTTTGAACCGTTCCTCATCCTGGCCCTGACGTACTGCCTGGGGCTCGTCCTGGGCAGGGCAGCCGACCCGCCCTGGCGCCGCCGTTCGGGGCTCTACCTGGTTGCCCTTTTTGTCGCTGCCGCAGTCCTCCTGTCGGCCTTCTTCTATCCTGTCTGGGCTGCCGAAACCATTCCGTACGAGGACTGGAAAGTCCGGATGTGGATGCCGTCCTGGATCTAG